The following are encoded together in the Lactuca sativa cultivar Salinas chromosome 1, Lsat_Salinas_v11, whole genome shotgun sequence genome:
- the LOC111921452 gene encoding uncharacterized protein LOC111921452, with product MVARVEIQKVNNNHHKRKFNGGNQGQQKKHQVEKVYAVTLYLTPTQQRSYIGNKSLCTKCNRHHIGECFHYALCNKKGHIANFYPTTTLAATIQDKGTGSGSGGGGTCYECREKGHFKKYFPKLRKGDGIARGRAFVIGNKNSIQDPSIVTGTFLINNLYATILFDSGADRSFITPSFKQLLDHESSKLDVAYEVEVAHSQIERTTEILCNCVLTMNDHTFPVNLIPMPIGSFGIIIGMD from the coding sequence ATGGTGGCAAGAGTCGAGATTCAAAAAGTCAACAACAATCACCACAAGCGAAAGTTCAATGGAGGAAACCAAGGTCAGCAGAAAAAGCATCAAGTTGAAAAGGTGTATGCTGTAACACTATACCTGACTCCGACTCAACAAAGGAGTTACATTGGAAATAAATCATTGTGCACAAAATGCAACCGACACCACATTGGGGAATGTTTCCATTATGCCTTATGCAACAAGAAGGGTCATATTGCAAACTTTTATCCAACCACAACACTTGCTGCAACAATTCAGGACAAGGGTACCGGATCAGGGTCAGGTGGAGGAGGAACATGTTATGAATGCAGAGAGAAAGGGCACTTCAAAAAATATTTCCCAAAGTTGAGGAAAGGGGATGGAATTGCTCGTGGTCGGGCTTTTGTGATTGGAAACAAGAATTCCATACAAGATCCCTCaattgttactggtacgttcctcatCAATAATTTATATGCTACCATTCTATTTGACTCTGGTGCTGATAGAAGTTTCATAACTCCATCATTTAAACAACTATTAGATCATGAGTCTAGTAAGTTAGATGTAGCATATGAAGTAGAAGTAGCACACAGCCAGATAGAGAGAACCACTGAAATCTTATGTAACTGTGTCTTAACTATGAACGATCATACATTCCCGGTCAATCTAATCCCTATGCCAATTGGAAGCTTCGGtattatcatcggtatggattga